DNA from Drosophila busckii strain San Diego stock center, stock number 13000-0081.31 chromosome 2R, ASM1175060v1, whole genome shotgun sequence:
CAATTAGTTTTTgtcacttttaattttgttgggCTGTTTATGGTTTTTTGTAATTACTACGCGTGAATCATATTATGCATGAGTTCACTTTAGGCTTATGTTTATGcttacttatgtatgtatattcaaTATGATTCTATTGCATTGTATTGATTATAGCTGTGAAGATGGATATCTtactatatagatatatatatatattgacatGGTACATAGCTTTTGCTGTGAGAGGGCGCTTTTGCTAACATAATACCGCGTTTCGATATCCGCCGTCGACAACCTATGGCACAGCatatgctaaaatataaacagaagTGTCACAGAAATTACTTGAACATGAATTtagctttaattcaatttagccGAATCAGCTTACTGAACAAATAAGTCAGCTTTTGTCGGTGGTGCCACCTGGTCCGATCTCGATTTTGCCAGTCAGGCTTTGTATTTGGAGTTGCTGAATAATTTGAATGGGTTTTGCGTCAAAAATTAAATGGGTAAGTTGTTTATCTATTTCCTAtaccaatattttttttaaaagtaaatgaaaataaataaattaagaagcCAAGTtgaaagttaaaaaaataaattaaattactcaaACCTCTTTGGAATCTAAGCGCTGAAATGTTTTCAGCTGAACACAATTTTACTAGTGATTTCTGTGGCCTCCCCGATAACAAACATAAACTTGCGATAAGTAAATGGTTCAAGAGATAGATGTAAAACTATAGATGGCACTACCGCCACTATCAATTGTTTCCTATtggtatatgtgtgtatatacgACTTATGCTACTTTATAATTAtgtcaacaaaaatattaagccaATTAACGCATCCACAGCGCGTTAGATTGCTgtacaaaactattttaagaCTTCACAGAGGTAAAACCtgcaaaatacacatacaaCCAATATTAAGCAAAGTATATCTATTAGGTTTACCAAGAGAACTTCGATCCTTAGGCGACAACTATGTGCGCGATGAATTCAGGCggcatttgaaatgcaatcCGATGGAATCGCAACTCTTCATGACAGAATGGGCTGTAATATTTAGAAATACAAATTAGATGCTCTTTATTTATCATATATTTGATTCCAGCGGTATGCCTCCACTATTACACAACAACTGGGTCTGCGGGGTAAACCCAAAGGTGAATTGGGTGAAGAACTACAATCAGAGGCTGTGGAAATGTTAAAGGATGATCAGGTAGTGCAGCTTTACGAACTTATGCTGGCCGCTAAGGGACTTAACGGCGATACAGTAACAGCAGACGATTTGCGTGAtaggcataaataaaaaagttatgtatattttatttcaatgttTTTCTAATATCTTATACTCGTATTTAATGCCCTTCTCTTCTTGGATACCCTGTGGGGTTTTATCGTCTATTGGAATTTCACAAAAGCTCTCTGGTATACTGGGGAAGAACGTGTCGCAATTGAAGTGCtcctttatttttgttaagtaTAGACGATGACAGCGTGGCGACGCCAAAGCCTCCTCATAGACTCTACTGCCGCCGACAATCCAAACGTTTTCGATTGTTTCAATCCATTTTTCAGACTCTAAAGTTTGCATAGCTATGTCCAAGTTACGACATAGCAGCACATCCTTAGGCAAGTCCTCAGCACTCAGTGTCGTGCTAAGCACAATGTTAACCCGCTCAGGCAATGGACGCTTATTCGGTGGAATCCCAAAGTAGGTCTTTCTACCCATAATAACGACATTGCGCTTAGCGGGATTTCCTTTGAGCTTAGTTGTTCTGCTAAAGTACTTAAGCTCAGATCTGCAAGCAACGCTATTCGAGCaattccaatttttttttgagaagtcatatatatgtatacttaaGATGCCAGGGCAAATCTCCCTTCAATCCTATTCCAAAGTCTTCACAAACGGCCACAATTAGATTATACTTTAGCATTGaaaaaattgattattattttcaaatcaattttgtatAGCACAGGctagtaaaacaaaaagtagaaTCTTATCTGAAATCGATGACTCAAAATCGGAATACCGGAGGCATGGATAATAACGAGCTGTGGGTGGTGTTGCCactaaaaattcttttatcgattatttatattattttaattttcccGAGTGATTTCGATCCGTATTAAGCTAAGGCATGAAATA
Protein-coding regions in this window:
- the LOC117134658 gene encoding dihydrofolate reductase isoform X1, with the protein product MLKYNLIVAVCEDFGIGLKGDLPWHLNVACRSELKYFSRTTKLKGNPAKRNVVIMGRKTYFGIPPNKRPLPERVNIVLSTTLSAEDLPKDVLLCRNLDIAMQTLESEKWIETIENVWIVGGSRVYEEALASPRCHRLYLTKIKEHFNCDTFFPSIPESFCEIPIDDKTPQGIQEEKGIKYEYKILEKH
- the LOC117134658 gene encoding dihydrofolate reductase isoform X2, which gives rise to MLKYNLIVAVCEDFGIGLKGDLPWHLKSELKYFSRTTKLKGNPAKRNVVIMGRKTYFGIPPNKRPLPERVNIVLSTTLSAEDLPKDVLLCRNLDIAMQTLESEKWIETIENVWIVGGSRVYEEALASPRCHRLYLTKIKEHFNCDTFFPSIPESFCEIPIDDKTPQGIQEEKGIKYEYKILEKH
- the LOC117134659 gene encoding succinate dehydrogenase assembly factor 3, mitochondrial; its protein translation is MSTKILSQLTHPQRVRLLYKTILRLHRGLPRELRSLGDNYVRDEFRRHLKCNPMESQLFMTEWARYASTITQQLGLRGKPKGELGEELQSEAVEMLKDDQVVQLYELMLAAKGLNGDTVTADDLRDRHK